One Triplophysa dalaica isolate WHDGS20190420 chromosome 11, ASM1584641v1, whole genome shotgun sequence genomic window carries:
- the rassf4a gene encoding ras association domain-containing protein 4a yields the protein MDPAKTCYVRLNEKQVITKSDILSLLKTYNCYHEGKSFQLRLREEEGELIVEGLLNISWGLRRPIRLQMQDDKECFHYSSTGACRSESSESSRNEDNEQSHLHQFSPEPNNNQISTTSIIAGVDGYDAEEDIPQLLRTRSDASFVNIQRRSKMHNSADSQRFKRHRFSINGHFYNHKTSVFTPSYGSMTNVRVNSTRTTQQVLNLLLNKFRIENKADGFALYLIHESGERTKLKDTEYPLVSRLLHGPCEKIARIFIMEKDLGEEITYDVAQYIKFEMPLLDSFIKKLKEEEDREILKLSRKYSVLRSMIIQKLDGISQMNRV from the exons ATGGATCCGGCCAAGACCTGCTATGTGAGGTTAAACGAGAAGCAAGTTATCACAAA GTCCGATATTTTGTCCCTTTTAAAAACCTACAACTGTTACCATGAGGGGAAAAGTTTCCAGCTTCGCCTTCGAGAG GAAGAGGGCGAGCTGATCGTGGAAGGTTTACTCAACATCTCCTGGGGCCTGAGGAGGCCAATCAGACTCCAAATGCAAGATGACAAAGAGTGCTTTCACTATTCCAGCACAGGAGCGTGTAGGTCGGAGAGCTCAGAGTCCAGCAG GAATGAAGATAATGAACAGAGTCATTTACACCAGTTTTCTCCAGAGCCTAATAACAACCAAATCAGTACCACGTCAATAATAGCTG GTGTTGATGGGTATGATGCTGAGGAGGACATCCCTCAACTTCTGAGGACAAGAAGTGATGCTAGTTTTGTAAACATCCAAAGAAGATCCAAAATGCACAACTCAGCAGATTCACAGAGGTTTAAAAGACATCGCTTTTCCATCAACGGACATTTCTACAACCACAAG ACATCTGTTTTTACTCCATCGTATGGATCGATGACTAACGTCCGAGTGAACAGCACTAGAACAACGCAGCAAGTTCTGAACCTTCTTCTTAATAAGTTTCGG ATAGAGAACAAGGCTGATGGTTTTGCCCTCTACCTGATCCATGAATCAGGAG AGAGAACAAAACTAAAAGACACAGAATACCCTCTGGTGTCTCGTCTGTTGCATGGTCCATGTGAGAAAATCGCCAGAATATTTATTATGGAAAAGGACCTTGGAGAAGAGATTACATATGAT GTTGCACAATATATAAAGTTTGAAATGCCTCTTTTGGACAGTTTCATCAAGAAATTGAAAGAAGAGGAAGACAGAGAGATTTTAAAGCTGAGCAGAAA ATACAGTGTCCTGAGGTCCATGATAATTCAAAAATTAGATGGCATCTCTCAGATGAATCGTGTGTGA
- the LOC130431659 gene encoding peroxisomal N(1)-acetyl-spermine/spermidine oxidase-like, whose product MSLQRDSRICIIGCGISAIGAAQKLLKHGFSNVHIIEATGKSGGRIRTGRLGDNIVEIGANWIHGPSKENPVFRLACDYQLLDKESMSEQNQAVDIGGHPPLVPNWFTSSGRKLGPEVMRPALEFFMKILERSQQFYDSGGEPMPSVGNFVKSEAKRLAPEEWKEDQANINIRMAMINTLLKLECCVSGTHTLDDVGLGAFGMYKTLPGLDCTFPGGYEGLIDHMMKELPNGIVSYNKQVKCIHWNNTTDKPDTTATSAPVKIECVDGETFASDHVIITVSLGYLKKHKDTFLSPSLPLNKLHSIQRMGFGTNNKIFLEFEQPFWDEDCELIYFVYEDDTDLCDVVSDIKTSWIRKLTRFTVLKPTERFGHVLCGWIAGHESEYMETLSEFEVLHSVTQVLRKFTGNPTIAPRKLLRSQWFHDPYSCGSYTYVAKGCSGYDIDNLAEPLPPNSSNSKPLQVLFAGEATHRSFFSTVHGALMAGWREAERLISHYTPTSTISSKL is encoded by the exons ATGTCACTGCAGCGTGATTCTCGAATTTGTATAATCGGATGCGGCATCTCGGCAATTGGTGCCGCTcagaaattattaaaacatgGTTTTAGTAATGTGCACATCATTGAAGCGACTGGAAAAAGTGGTGGAAGAATACGAACCGGCAGGCTGG GTGACAACATTGTAGAGATCGGTGCCAACTGGATCCATGGCCCATCAAAGGAAAACCCGGTGTTTCGCTTGGCATGCGACTACCAACTTCTTGATAAAGAATCAATGTCTGAACAAAACCAGGCAGTTGACATAGGTGGTCATCCGCCACTTGTTCCCAACTGGTTTACCAGTTCTGGTCGGAAACTGGGACCTGAAGTGATGAGGCCAGCATTAGAGTTTTTCATGAAAATACTGGAAAGGAGCCAGCAGTTCTATGACAGTGGTGGAGAACCAATGCCCAGTGTTGGAAACTTTGTCAAGTCGGAAGCTAAACGTCTGGCCCCAGAGGAGTGGAAGGAAGACCAGGCTAACATAAATATAAGAATGGCCATGATAAACACACTGCTTAAGCTGGAGTGCTGTGTCAGTGGAACACACACGCTGGATGATGTCGGCCTGGGAGCATTTGGCATGTATAAGACACTTCCAGGACTGGACTGCACTTTCCCAGG AGGATATGAAGGTTTAATTGATCACATGATGAAGGAACTTCCCAATGGTATAGTCTCATACAACAAGCAGGTGAAGTGCATTCACTGGAACAACACAACGGATAAACCAGACACTACTGCAACATCCGCCCCTGTTAAGATTGAATGTGTTGATGGAGAGACATTTGCATCAGACCATGTTATAATCACCGTCTCACTAG GATATCTAAAGAAGCACAAGGACACTTTCCTGAGCCCTTCTCTTCCCCTGAACAAACTCCATTCAATTCAGAGAATGGGCTTTGGGACCAACAACAAGATCTTCCTTGAGTTTGAGCAGCCTTTCTGGGATGAAGACTGCGAATTGATCTACTTCGTATATGAGGACGACACAGATCTTTGTGATGTTGTTTCTGATATAAAGACATCCTGGATTAGAAAGTTAACTAGGTTCACTGTGCTCAAGCCCACAGAGAg ATTTGGACATGTACTCTGTGGATGGATTGCAGGGCATGAATCCGAGTACATGGAGACACTGTCTGAATTTGAAGTGCTACACAGTGTCACTCAAGTCCTTCGCAAATTTACAG GAAATCCAACTATTGCACCAAGAAAGCTCTTGAGATCACAATGGTTCCATGATCCCTATTCTTGTGGATCTTACACCTATGTGGCCAAAGGTTGCTCCGGATATGACATAGATAACCTTGCTGAGCCCCTACCACCAAATAGCTCAAATTCTAAG CCTTTGCAGGTGTTGTTTGCAGGAGAGGCCACACACAGGTCGTTCTTCTCTACTGTACATGGAGCATTGATGGCAGGCTGGAGGGAAGCAGAGCGTCTTATATCTCACTACACTCCTACATCCACAATCTCATCAAAGCTGTGA
- the LOC130431683 gene encoding uncharacterized protein LOC130431683, producing MNLTAFALLTFSLSIFLTVKSQHVPKTCQCPKVLTRVQIPFSDFTVNPKGPTCFKDEIIVTLQKDKRLVCLSPDGKQGKRLMTCWQKNGKNSTRCLRRQKQRQNKRRQAKSKKGIS from the exons ATGAACCTGACAGCCTTTGCTTTGCTGACGTTCAGTCTCAGCATCTTTCTAACAG TAAAAAGTCAGCATGTTCCGAAGACCTGCCAGTGCCCAAAGGTACTAACAAGAGTTCAAATCCCATTTTCTGATTTCACCGTGAACCCAAAAGGACCTACCTGCTTCAAAGATGAGATCAT agtcACACTACAGAAGGACAAACGTCTTGTGTGCCTCAGTCCAGATGGAAAACAGGGCAAGAGACTGATGACATGTTGGCAAAA GAATGGCAAAAACAGCACAAGATGTTTACGCCGACAAAAGCAGAGACAAAATAAGAGAAGGCAAGCCAAGTCTAAGAAAGGCATCTCTTAA
- the si:ch73-6k14.2 gene encoding protein DEPP1 — translation MHRYHPTSFNRMKPRRLLPSVAPLPTITETHEDISHSLDEYLNSIKELAQPGCGPLRIPRTQRPRLFRKPMGKHSGSASTPRSTSRALQPRCCSLGLDEITLKFSSQKVSGAKDPLDWLFAQT, via the exons ATGCACCGGTATCATCCTACAAGCTTTAACAG GATGAAACCCAGAAGACTACTGCCTTCTGTCGCTCCTCTACCAACAATAACAGAAACACATGAGGACATCTCTCACTCCCTGGACGAATATCTCAACTCCATAAAAGAGCTCGCTCAGCCTGGCTGCGGACCACTGAGGATACCCAGGACTCAGAGACCTCGTCTCTTTCGTAAGCCCATGGGCAAGCACAGCGGCTCTGCTTCCACGCCACGCAGCACCTCCCGGGCCCTACAGCCCCGTTGCTGTTCTCTCGGCCTGGATGAGATCACGCTGAAGTTCAGCAGCCAGAAGGTTTCTGGTGCTAAAGATCCACTGGACTGGTTGTTTGCGCAGACCTAG